The Musa acuminata AAA Group cultivar baxijiao chromosome BXJ2-5, Cavendish_Baxijiao_AAA, whole genome shotgun sequence genomic interval GAATCACTGGAACCTAGACAAACAATTAAATCTATATCAACATCTTTTTAGCAACAAAATATTATGCACACTCGCTTATGGGCTTATAACATCAGTATGACATTAATGTGATGTGAATGAGAGCACAACTTGAATCAATAATCAACCAAATGTTTGACCATTCATTTAGAAATCTAAATACGTGGCAATGACATGCCCAATTATCGTTTAATTTTCATTGTCCTTCCATTCCAATGGGATGCTTCTCTGTCCAATGAAGTTCCAATCAATCATTTGCTTTTCATATTCTGGACTTGTAGGGAACCTTGACATCCTTCAGTTTTAGTGCATTAATATATAAACGGTGATTGAATAGAAAATAATCGAAATTCACAAATTATAAGGCCCAataaaatttttgaaacataagcCTCTGTGTGACTACAGCTGAGATGTTTGGTAATAACTGAGGTATTGTTCGCTGATGCAATTCAAAAAACTTTGCTAGGAGATCTTGCATGTATTCAATACGTACATCATCATCTAAAACTATTCCTTTAGGTTTCTTCCTACACCAAGAATTACTGCATGGTGATTATTATACAAGCACACCAAGTTCTTCTCCAAACATATTATAATTATCAAACTCTGCTATTGACACCGACCATGAAACGTATATTTTAATATACGGTCTGCTGGACCTTCAACAAGCATGTAAACCTTCCAATTAAAGGGCCCAAATGAACATAAATTGCAGACTTTCACTTATGATAtgataatataaatttattatgaatcaaataaatTCTGCAAATAATGAATTTTAATTGGTATTGAATAAATTAAGCATATGACTAAATACTTGTGCTTTCAGATCACAAAAAGAGTCAAATTCACAATTACCAGATCTAACagctctaaccaactcataacatCATTGAAGGAGTTACCAGTAACGAATTCACCAGTGGAAAGCTTCAAAACTGCTTGAACAGCCACCTTGTGAGCTTCCCAAAACTCAACGGCATGGCCTTTTCTCCACCTCCGTATTGTACTGCAACACAAGAGCCAATTGGATAATGCAAACGCAACAAGAATTAGAAAAAGCGTCACCAAAATAAAGTGAAACCAAAAATAGTCTTATTTATTTAAGGAACATTCTGACTACCATTGACAATAACCAATtacattttataatatatatttgttaCACATCACACAATAACTTTTTAACTGCTCATGAAGACAACACAGATATTCAGGGTGTACTtacatattataataaaaaaggtGACAATTTTTAGCAAGAAGAGCCTACAAGTCAGGACTAAGCAAAGTAAAACAATCAAAAAATAACACAAATTATAATAGTCACATAAGGAGGCGATAGCGACAAATTTTCTCCTACCAAATATTTTGGTGCCTAGAGATGGGTTTGAGCGGAGGTTTATGAACGGATTAAATTGTGTCCTAGTTGGCTCCCATTGCAATTGAATAGAACTTGCATGCAAATTCTGTTACTGAAACCCATCTTGCACTGCCACATAAACCAATTAGCACTGGACATAAATTTCGCAACCAATTACCCAATTTTCGCAATGTGATGACCAACAGGCTGCAAAAGTAAGGTTCCTCTTGATTTTAAATTATGTTTTGGTCCATCAACAAGGTTCACCTTTAAGCATTTCAAACTAAGTGTAAAGGTCAATCACCCTACTCTGGCCTCATTGTCTGAACTACACATCAACAACATACTCCTAAAAAGTATTAAATTTTCAAGGTTCTGTCAAAAGAAcctattattacattaaagttgTCTTCACGCTGTAGAAATGATTGCAAAACCTTCTATGATGATCAAAGAGGAGCAAAATACTAAAAAAGGCATTAGCAGTGATAACTAAAATTAAAGACTCATAAGACTAGGCTATGACTAAAGATCGGAGAATTATACCAATCGATGGATGATGAGATTATGTCCCCGTTGTCGTCTACAGCGAGCCCAGTGACCTGAAACCGATGTCCGGTCATCTTTTCCATGATCTCTCCCCTAGCCAAGTCCCAGAGTAGCACGAGCGTATCCATCCCGCCTGACACGATTCCACCCTCGGGGAACTGACCCCCGGGAGGAATCCACGCCAGTGGGCCCACGAAGCTGGTATGCCCAGCCAGGGTCTTCGACAGCACATAACCATGCTTCTTCTCTGGGTCCGGCACCCAGAACCTCACCGTCTTGTCCCTGGACGAGGTCGCGATCCCGGAATCCCCACAGACACAAATCCGACGGACCTAAGAACATCgtcacgaggagcaaaccaagaaTCTTGAGACGAAGAATCAAATACCGGTTCTTGAAACGAAAACTAGGGCAGAACCTTGGGATGAAGAATCAAACTACGGTTCTCGAAACGAAAACTAGGGTAGAGTCTGGAGATGGCGAATCAAACTTCGGTTATTGAGGCGAAAGCTAGGGTGGAATCTTGAGATGGCGAATCAAATTATGGTTCTGGAGGGGACAAGCAGGGTTTCTGAGCGCAGCATCACATGAGATGATTCCGGACGAAGAAGAAAAGATGGTCGAGAGGGACGCGACAAGGGAACCAGAGAGAATCACGCGAGAGAAGAGGAGTGAGGGGGGAGCGAGGGCACTTACGTCGTCTTCATGAGCGCGGAGAACGCAGCTAAGGCGGTACTCGCCATCGTCGAGAGTCATTTTGGGGGTTGAATGACTCGGTGGGAAAGAGGAGGGAGAAGGCCGGAGGACGATGATAACTCCGAGGAAAGGGAAGAATCGAAGACTCTTCTTCTACTGTTAGTTTGGGGCGGCCCTTATAGTGCATTCCCTTCACCTGGGCTCGATATTTATCGGGACTTCGTTCTcaaattttaaatgaaaattataCATAATTAATGTATAATTATGTTTCCAAATCAATATTGGATTAGCAATCGTCAATATATATTGATATGGGTAAAAATGGTAATGTAATGTACCATGACATCAGCTGTACTTTggtgacacactgcccgaggaaatGGGCATTAACGCCGACTTGATATGCGCCAATGTCGTCCGCTCCCAGTCAACGACTCAACCGTCTGACCCTGCGCGCTCGGCCAAGGCAGAGGAGGACGTCGgccgaagctcgcccataccctgcggcagttcggttcttcACGCAACcctagtggcaatgtcagacgccatcggaGGTACGGTCCTACTTCTGCTGGTAGCCACATCATGTAACATCAAATTCATCCATAAATACCCTAGAGTTCTAGACAAATGGGGAGAGAAAAACGACCACAACACATACAGAGAGGCATTCCCTCATCCAAAACCCCCTCTacctcactgacttgatcgtcggaggggtcaggctGAGCTTctgacccgacctatgtgcaggtgcgagaACGGGATCGCCTCTTCTCGACGATGTGGCGAAGCTCTCCACCCGACGCGACATCCCGACCCGACCATCGTGACCGACCGTCGGGAGACCTCAAGGGACGCCAcgcaagatccccgccattcggacccccgaacaagccgcgtcagcctcgaggccacggctagaaaagttgtttacaccaacatatATAAACATTCCATATTTCTGAATACTAAGACAAAATTTTCCACCTAATTACATCAATACTAAGACACAATATGCAAATCCTACTTTCCGTTAGACAGGAACAACATTTTAGGCACGGGGAGATTACACAACAACACATGATAATTTCTCGGGTTCGAGTAGTCTACAAACAGGCAAATGTGTCCAAATACACATCATGCAGCAGCCACATCCAATACAACACAATAATAACTCTACAGACCGACAAATATATCCAGACAAACATTCATGCAGCAGCTAAATTCACAATCATCAAATCAAAGCAATGGCTCAACTCTTCGTTTGGAGTGGCTGATGATGGCATTGGCAAGATGAAAATACTACTCGAGCAAGCGCCTGCGCTTACACCAAGCGATAGCTATCACATAGAGGAACACACTGCCGAAGGTTCCCCCTCCGATGGTCCACAGAAACTCCAACATCCCAGATTTCTTCTTATCAAACAAATCAACTTGAATGTTCATGCCAAATACTCCGACGAGGGCGACAAAGGCACTAACCACTAAGGTTGCGGTGGTTAGCATGACCCCCATTTGTAAGAGATGGTTCTGCTTGTCATCCAGCATTATGTTGATGTAGTCCTCTGTATCATCAACGTATTCTCTCAGCTTCAAAGgcccacaacaacaacaacaacaaaaagacAAATGTCAGAATTTACAAAGCATGCATAAATCTGACAACTGTGTAAGCAACAGCATATTAACAAAGAAAACAGAGAACGTTCCTTTAAACACAATGCTGTTTGATGATTATCCAGCATTTGTTTCATTTCCAAGGAGAAAACTTACAGCTGACGCTggctatcaaatatcaagaaaaaatatgcATGTCTGACATACAATCAATCACTTTGCTGGTTGCAAAACACTGATGCCAAAATGACAAGAAGCAAAACTAGCAAAAGAACCCAAAGGCTAAGATGAAGAGGAATGTAGGAAGAGCTTCTTCTCGATGCTCAAAGAGGGATCTCATACAGCTCTAACGATGGTGCAGGGTGCTCAAGGGACATATAGACAGGAGCAATCCCTCGATTACTACATGTTACATGCCATAGCTTCTTTGACTTCAAAATTAACCTACAATATTCTCCTATAAGCCACACATGAAGACATAAATCACACAGCTATGGACTACAACGACTTACACAATTAACCGTGTACAAGAATTACAAATCATGTTTTGACACAGTCCTTGTTTTAAGTAAAATTCTTGAGCCTAGAGCTTGCGTTCTTTCTAAGCTAGCAATTTATGCATTCTATTCTGATCTGCCACTTAGGCAGAGATACATGGCCCCCAACAGAGCATAAACATTGTACAATTCTCCATCAAGATGACgttcttcttcttttcccttgtattcatgaaaattAATTTTGTATCCGGATGAAGAAACCAGTTAAGAAAGCCAAGAGCTACAGAAATTTCAAGCACTACCATGATCTGATGGAGCTACACTGAAGTGAGCAAGAAGCACCATCACACTCAGAGGGCAAATTATTAAATCCCATATCCGGCCCAATATGGGACAGATGATGATTGACCAGCTAGGTTGATTTGCACTGAATTTTGACATGGCCACCAGAGAACAAATTTATAACACATTCCACTGCTCTCCTCATATTTATGGTATACTTCATAATGATTTCACCAAGTTACTTGTGCACTTACCGTTGATAGTTTGTTTAATGTGCTATCGATCTGAATGAAGTAAGCCTCCAAAAGCATTTCAAGCTCTTCTACATCAAGATGTTTGCTGCTACTTCTTGTACTGTAGGTACGAGTTCCGTGGCTATCGACATTGATAATATTGGGTTCAGAAGCACGATAAtgaagattaatattttgagaATCACCATCTCGATTATTTTCAATGTCATTGTCGGATAAAATTTCAGCACATGCCCTACAAAAGATTGAATTTCAAGAAGTTGCTCAAAGAGACAAGGAATGAGAAAACATAGCAAGCATGTTCATGACAACAAAGAGTTAGAACCTGTCATCGTCCATGACGTTGCCATGATTGTATAAAGAAGAATTAGATGATCCATCAGAGGGATCCTGCTGCACCAACTTTTGTGTCAAATACATCTCAGccatatcatcatcatcgtccAATAGTTGTTCAAGTTCATCCCTTACCTATCATGTCGCGCTGAGCCAATGAGTAATTGTTCCGCAAAGCCCGAGATATAAGAAAAACATATTGCTAGTTTAATCAATCTCGTTATGCTCATCAGCGTCATATTTACATTGTTGATGAAGACATCATTGAAAAGCAGTTAAGCAAGTTATATATTCTTTAACAACGAAGCTGCTAACAAGTTCCAAATGTGGAAATTATTGTTGATTGAAGGTCACAAAGCAGGAACAGTGCCACCAGAATGAAACTCATCACTTGTACATTGACATCGACAGCCATAAGACGGGGAAGTTTATAATGAGCTTTTGGCACTTGTAAAAGAATATGCAGGACTACCTCAACAGAATAATTCTATCACCTTATTTGATGTTTTCCTAATAACAGAACTTTGTGATGGGCACCAAGACAACCACTAATTAAAGTCTAGGAAAGAAAATAGATAAACCATATATCTGATCTTTATCGGTCAGTCATCTTGATTTTAACTTCATCTAACCCCAGATGGGCACTCTCTGGTCTCCATCCTAAGCAGGAATCTCCCCTGTTGGTTAACTGACCATCATGAATTATGTTTATCCATTACAGAATATTCCAATTTCACTACGCCGAATGGAGATCTATGCTGCAAGATCAAATGTTCATGAGACTTTTTTTTCTCATAGCAGAGACTGACCTATATCTATGTAGTTTGAACAATTTTTCTACATATATTTCATTGTATTGACTCACTTTTATCTCCCTTCCTTATCGATCCTTGTGGCAAATATCTCATTTGTTCACCATTGTATAATTTCAGTTCCAGAACCTCCTCCTCTACATCACATTTTGCTTGGTTAACTATAAAAATTCCGATACCAGCTTTTACATCTGTGAAATATGAGAACACCCTTTCTTCCTTCATCTTCAAAGTCAGGCTGAGTAGACTAGTCCACGCCTAAATTTTAAACCATTTGAAGTCCCACACAAAGCAAAGCTACAAGCAGACATCATATACTTCATATTCACTGTATGAACTAACATTATAACCACACTTGAGTCGGAGATCATATTTGATTTGTTAAATCATATAAAAGGAAACAAACCTTCTGCACACGCCCACTTAAGGCAACTAATCGGCTTTTGATCTGACGAACATGTTCCAAATTAAGTGTGCTTATCTTTGATGTTAGCTTATCCAAGGCTGGATGTGCTTCTTTCTCCAGTGTTGCTGCCTGAAAATAAATCAAACATCCAGAGTATCCAAAGTAAATGATAGGGGAATAAAACCCAAAAATTGGATGATGCAGAAAAGGGATAAGCAACATGTAGTACAATGTTTGAAAGCTAGCAAAAAAAGGGATGCCAAAGTTTGAACTACAATTCAAATGAAATCtacattttataggaatgcaATAATATTCCATCTATCACAAAAGAGGTTGCTTATTTTTTTCTGATAACAGCAGCAAAATCCAACTACTTACACTCATCCAAAACATCTACTCACCCCAAACTATACGAGTGGCCTGTTGGCATTTGGCTTTAGATCCCTAATCAAGAACGCTTGTCTCAGTCATTCTACCCTGATTTATAACCATTTAACCCCAA includes:
- the LOC103983579 gene encoding magnesium transporter MRS2-3 isoform X1, translating into MLMLSLRSTARSGDEQIPRRMRSGGGKASRPAWKAVPATDDEPEAVVAAGGFRGSGAGARKKWAGPRAWLAVDAAGVARVVEAGKHDIMRRTGLPGRDLRILDPQLSCPSTVLGRERAIVVNLEHIKAIITAHEVLLLNYHDPSAAPFVHELQHRLSRRHRGRDQDGGMGSSADLTKVSDLEDPKTRTDGPYHVSQDLSGSGGLLAEHDEDEKGKEEPVSSHGPRDLPFEFIALEACLEAACSCLETEAATLEKEAHPALDKLTSKISTLNLEHVRQIKSRLVALSGRVQKVRDELEQLLDDDDDMAEMYLTQKLVQQDPSDGSSNSSLYNHGNVMDDDRACAEILSDNDIENNRDGDSQNINLHYRASEPNIINVDSHGTRTYSTRSSSKHLDVEELEMLLEAYFIQIDSTLNKLSTLREYVDDTEDYINIMLDDKQNHLLQMGVMLTTATLVVSAFVALVGVFGMNIQVDLFDKKKSGMLEFLWTIGGGTFGSVFLYVIAIAWCKRRRLLE